In Endozoicomonas sp. GU-1, one DNA window encodes the following:
- a CDS encoding alpha-ketoacid dehydrogenase subunit beta, translated as MDNKLTMVEAVNLALDHAMDNDPDVVLLGEDIGVNGGVFRATQGLRDKYGLKRVMDTPLAETLIAGISVGMAAQGMKPVAEIQFMGFIFPAMEQLICHAARMRNRTRGRLACPLVLRAPFGGGIHAPEHHSESTEALFAHIPGLRVVIPSSPVRAYGLLRAAINEPDPVIFLEPKRIYRASKQIIDAASDPLPLDTCFTLKVGQDVTLVSWGASVRETMEAADILEGHGIFAEVIDVATIKPLDMETILTSVRKTGRCVIVHEACRSFGVGAEIAAGLMERAFDDLKAPVERVTGFDTTMPYYRMEDHYLPQVDDIVRASIKSLARH; from the coding sequence ATGGATAACAAACTGACCATGGTTGAGGCCGTCAACCTGGCGCTTGATCATGCTATGGACAATGATCCGGATGTTGTGTTGCTTGGCGAAGATATTGGGGTCAATGGTGGTGTCTTTCGGGCAACCCAGGGGTTGCGGGATAAATATGGCCTCAAGCGGGTGATGGATACCCCACTGGCGGAAACCCTGATTGCCGGTATCAGTGTGGGTATGGCAGCCCAGGGAATGAAACCGGTGGCGGAAATACAGTTTATGGGGTTCATCTTTCCGGCAATGGAACAATTAATCTGCCACGCAGCCCGCATGAGAAACCGAACCCGGGGGCGTTTGGCGTGTCCCCTGGTGCTGCGGGCTCCTTTCGGCGGAGGTATCCACGCCCCGGAGCATCATTCGGAAAGCACCGAAGCACTGTTTGCCCATATTCCCGGGCTAAGAGTGGTTATTCCATCGTCACCGGTCAGAGCCTATGGATTGCTTCGTGCTGCCATTAATGAGCCGGATCCGGTTATCTTCCTGGAGCCAAAGCGCATCTACCGGGCAAGTAAGCAGATCATTGATGCTGCCAGTGACCCGCTGCCATTGGACACCTGTTTCACGTTAAAAGTCGGGCAGGATGTCACATTGGTCAGTTGGGGGGCATCGGTTCGTGAAACCATGGAGGCAGCCGACATTCTGGAGGGGCATGGCATTTTTGCAGAAGTGATTGATGTGGCTACCATCAAGCCTCTTGATATGGAGACTATTCTGACGTCAGTCAGAAAGACCGGACGCTGTGTCATCGTTCATGAAGCTTGTCGAAGTTTTGGTGTGGGGGCCGAGATTGCTGCCGGTCTTATGGAAAGGGCATTTGATGATCTGAAGGCACCCGTTGAACGGGTGACCGGTTTTGATACGACAATGCCCTACTACAGGATGGAAGACCATTATCTGCCCCAGGTCGATGATATTGTCAGGGCATCGATCAAGAGTCTTGCCAGACACTAG
- the pdhA gene encoding pyruvate dehydrogenase (acetyl-transferring) E1 component subunit alpha, with amino-acid sequence MDLTANPALAMEQFLDAEGEVIKRLPAWVSNHDILIDYYRSMVIARQADQKAVALQRTGKMGTYPSCLGQEAISTVCAALLEKEDVLIPYYRDLPGLMRRGIALSDVMLYWGGDERGSASPAWGQDLPNCVPIATQAGHAAGIATAIKIRHEAGDPLQVALCALGDGATSKGDFGEALNLAGAWQLPVVYIINNNQWAISVPRKIQSGAPTLAQKGLAAGLPSYQVDGNDVIALHEVVSAAIDRARQGKGATVIEAVSYRLCDHTTADDASRYRASEELKEAWQQEPIKRLRNFLHHRGVWDEHKEQALKDEADRIIEQAVATYLNTPLPAIEDLFDYHYANMPAQLEQQKNEALAREQMRQENMKSAGGHLNG; translated from the coding sequence ATGGATTTAACAGCAAACCCTGCCCTCGCCATGGAGCAGTTTCTGGATGCTGAAGGCGAAGTCATCAAACGACTGCCAGCCTGGGTCAGCAATCACGACATTCTCATTGATTACTACCGATCCATGGTGATCGCCCGGCAGGCCGATCAAAAAGCGGTGGCATTGCAGCGGACCGGTAAGATGGGCACTTACCCTTCCTGTCTTGGACAGGAAGCCATCAGCACGGTGTGTGCTGCCCTGCTGGAAAAAGAAGATGTTCTGATTCCTTATTACCGGGATCTTCCGGGGTTAATGCGACGAGGCATTGCTCTGAGTGATGTCATGCTCTACTGGGGTGGTGATGAACGCGGGAGTGCCAGTCCGGCGTGGGGTCAGGATCTGCCGAATTGTGTTCCCATTGCGACCCAGGCTGGCCACGCGGCCGGTATCGCCACCGCCATTAAAATCCGCCATGAGGCCGGTGACCCATTGCAAGTGGCCTTATGTGCACTGGGTGATGGCGCTACGTCGAAAGGGGATTTTGGCGAAGCCCTGAATCTGGCCGGTGCCTGGCAGCTGCCCGTGGTTTATATCATTAACAACAACCAATGGGCCATTTCGGTTCCCAGAAAAATTCAGTCCGGTGCACCGACGCTGGCCCAGAAAGGGCTGGCTGCTGGCCTGCCGTCTTACCAGGTGGATGGTAATGATGTTATTGCCCTCCATGAAGTGGTCAGCGCCGCTATTGACCGTGCACGCCAGGGTAAGGGCGCTACCGTGATAGAAGCGGTCAGCTATCGGCTTTGCGATCACACCACGGCCGATGATGCCAGCCGTTACCGTGCCAGTGAAGAACTCAAGGAGGCCTGGCAACAAGAACCCATCAAGCGGCTCCGTAACTTCCTGCACCACCGGGGGGTGTGGGATGAGCACAAAGAACAGGCTTTAAAAGATGAGGCTGACCGTATCATTGAGCAGGCCGTGGCCACCTACCTGAACACTCCGCTGCCCGCTATTGAAGACCTGTTTGATTATCACTACGCGAATATGCCAGCCCAACTGGAGCAACAGAAAAACGAGGCGCTTGCCAGAGAACAGATGCGTCAGGAAAACATGAAATCAGCCGGAGGCCATCTCAATGGATAA
- a CDS encoding PrkA family serine protein kinase, whose protein sequence is MDIFNTYQQRFQSTQQEELTIEEYLALCRQDSSAYANAAERMLMAIGEPEMVDTSRDPRLSRIFSNKLIKRYPAFREFYGMEEAIEQIVSYFMHAAQGLEEKKQILYLLGPVGGGKSSLAEKLKALMEKVPFYAIKGSPVFESPLNLFNPDEDADILEKEFGIPNRYLGGIMSPWAVKRLNEFGGDITKFRVVKLHPSILNQVGIAKTEPGDENNQDISSLVGKVDIRQLEEYSQDDPDAYSFSGALCRANQGMMEFVEMFKAPIKVLHPLLTATQEGNYNSTEGMGAIPYNGIILAHSNESEWQSFRNNKTNEAFIDRVNIVKVPYCTRVTEEIHIYEKLLANSSLKESPCAPDTLKMLAKFTVLSRIKEPENSNVYSKMRIYDGENLKDTDPNAKPLQEYKDSAGVDEGMEGLSTRFAFKILSKVFNFDPTEIAANPVHMLYVLEQQIEQQQYPKEVHERYLRYVKEFLAPKYIESLGKEIQTAYLESYSEYGQNIFDRYITYADFWIQDQEYRDPETGDILDRSAINDELEKIEKAASIANPKDFRNEVVNFVLRARANHNGQNPSWLSYEKMRTVIEKKMFSNTEDLLPVISFNAKGSQEDQRKHNEFVKRMVERGYTEKQVRLLAEWYIRVRKSQ, encoded by the coding sequence ATGGACATCTTCAATACATATCAGCAGAGATTTCAATCAACCCAGCAGGAAGAGCTGACCATCGAAGAGTATCTGGCACTGTGCAGGCAGGATTCTTCTGCCTATGCCAATGCGGCTGAGCGCATGCTTATGGCCATTGGTGAGCCGGAGATGGTGGATACCTCAAGGGACCCAAGGCTCAGTCGTATATTTTCCAATAAACTGATTAAGCGTTATCCGGCATTCCGTGAATTTTATGGAATGGAAGAGGCGATTGAGCAGATCGTTTCCTACTTTATGCACGCTGCCCAGGGGCTGGAAGAGAAGAAACAGATACTATACCTTCTGGGGCCAGTGGGTGGTGGTAAGTCTTCTCTGGCAGAAAAGCTGAAGGCATTGATGGAGAAAGTCCCATTCTATGCAATCAAAGGTTCACCGGTTTTTGAGTCACCTCTGAATCTGTTTAATCCTGATGAAGATGCCGACATTCTGGAAAAAGAATTTGGCATTCCCAATCGTTACCTGGGCGGCATCATGTCACCCTGGGCGGTTAAGCGGTTAAATGAGTTTGGCGGTGATATCACCAAGTTCAGAGTGGTGAAGCTGCATCCCAGCATTCTGAATCAAGTGGGTATTGCCAAGACCGAACCCGGCGATGAGAACAACCAGGATATATCCAGCCTTGTGGGCAAGGTGGATATACGACAGTTGGAAGAATACTCTCAGGATGACCCGGATGCCTACAGCTTCTCTGGCGCACTCTGCCGTGCCAATCAGGGCATGATGGAGTTTGTGGAAATGTTCAAGGCACCCATCAAGGTACTCCACCCGCTGCTGACCGCCACCCAGGAAGGTAACTACAACAGTACCGAAGGCATGGGTGCCATTCCTTATAACGGTATTATTCTTGCCCACTCCAATGAATCCGAGTGGCAATCATTCCGGAATAATAAGACCAATGAAGCCTTTATTGACCGGGTAAACATCGTCAAGGTGCCTTACTGCACCCGGGTGACGGAAGAGATTCATATATATGAAAAGCTGCTGGCCAATAGCTCACTCAAGGAATCCCCCTGTGCACCGGATACCTTGAAAATGCTGGCCAAGTTCACCGTCCTGTCGCGCATCAAGGAGCCGGAAAATTCCAATGTGTATTCCAAGATGCGGATCTATGATGGCGAAAACCTGAAAGATACCGACCCCAATGCCAAGCCGCTGCAGGAGTACAAAGATTCAGCGGGTGTTGATGAAGGCATGGAAGGCTTGTCTACCCGTTTTGCTTTCAAGATTCTTTCCAAGGTATTCAACTTTGACCCTACGGAAATTGCCGCTAACCCCGTGCACATGCTCTACGTACTGGAACAGCAGATTGAGCAGCAGCAGTATCCGAAAGAGGTGCATGAGCGCTATCTGCGCTATGTGAAAGAGTTCCTGGCACCCAAATACATTGAGTCCCTGGGCAAAGAGATTCAGACCGCCTATCTTGAGTCTTACTCCGAGTATGGGCAGAACATTTTTGACCGATACATCACCTATGCTGACTTCTGGATTCAGGATCAGGAGTACCGTGACCCTGAAACCGGCGATATTCTCGACCGCTCGGCCATCAATGATGAGCTGGAGAAAATCGAGAAAGCAGCCAGTATCGCCAATCCAAAAGATTTCCGTAACGAAGTCGTTAATTTCGTGCTCAGGGCCAGGGCCAATCACAATGGGCAAAACCCGAGCTGGCTCAGCTACGAAAAAATGCGCACTGTGATTGAGAAGAAAATGTTCTCCAATACGGAAGACCTGCTTCCGGTGATCTCATTCAATGCCAAAGGCAGCCAGGAAGATCAGCGCAAGCACAATGAGTTTGTTAAGCGCATGGTAGAAAGAGGGTATACCGAGAAGCAGGTCAGGTTACTGGCTGAATGGTATATCCGGGTGCGCAAGTCGCAGTAA
- a CDS encoding winged helix-turn-helix transcriptional regulator: MRSRKEVVRQLDRIDRNILRTLQEQGRISYVELADKVGLSTTPCMERVKRLEREGIIQGYSARLNPKYLHAGLLVFVEISLYTKSADIFDDFRKAVIKLPNVLECHLVSGHFDYLVKARISEMASYRELLGDILLKLPGVRESKSYIVMEELKETLSLPIAD, encoded by the coding sequence ATGAGAAGCCGAAAAGAAGTTGTTCGCCAGTTGGATCGTATCGATCGTAATATTCTCCGTACCCTGCAAGAGCAAGGGCGTATTTCGTATGTAGAGCTGGCGGATAAGGTCGGGCTGAGTACGACGCCGTGTATGGAACGGGTCAAGCGCCTGGAAAGGGAAGGCATTATTCAGGGCTATTCTGCACGCCTGAACCCGAAGTATCTTCATGCAGGGCTTCTTGTGTTTGTGGAAATCAGCCTCTATACCAAATCTGCTGACATTTTTGATGACTTCCGCAAAGCGGTCATCAAGCTGCCAAACGTGCTGGAGTGCCATCTGGTCTCGGGTCACTTCGACTATCTGGTCAAAGCCAGGATTTCAGAGATGGCCTCTTACCGCGAGTTGTTAGGGGATATTCTTCTGAAGCTGCCGGGGGTCAGGGAGTCCAAGAGCTATATCGTGATGGAAGAGCTCAAGGAAACGCTCAGCCTGCCAATTGCAGATTAA
- a CDS encoding dihydrolipoamide acetyltransferase family protein, which produces MRFFNLPDLGEGIPEADIVEWHVGEGDSIREDQPMVSVETAKAVVEVPAPCTGVIARLCGQPGDTILTGAPLVEFVTDGEDSGTVVGKLVSDDASTSSDDAFIIGSPADGQMPPSSSSHMVQSGLQSLAEQFQVELGAVTNHRTAAQPAIAYPLDNPEPLKGVRKHMARTMAESHASVVQVTLFDDVDIDHWDTKEDITVRLIQAIAKASAVEPALNAWFDGASMSRQLHDAVDLGLAVDSDEGLFVPVMRDVAKMNKAEVRESINKLREGVKDRSLPNSELQGATITLSNFGVFAGKYATPVVVPPTVGIIGVGRLREEIVSVDGKPESHRTLPLSLSFDHRAATGGEATRFLHAMIQQLQK; this is translated from the coding sequence ATGCGCTTTTTCAATTTACCCGATTTAGGGGAAGGTATTCCTGAAGCCGATATTGTCGAATGGCATGTGGGAGAAGGGGATAGCATCAGGGAAGATCAGCCGATGGTCTCAGTCGAAACAGCCAAAGCCGTTGTGGAAGTGCCTGCACCCTGCACCGGAGTGATTGCCCGTCTTTGTGGCCAACCCGGTGACACTATTCTTACCGGAGCCCCGCTGGTGGAGTTTGTCACCGATGGGGAAGATAGCGGTACGGTAGTCGGCAAACTGGTCAGTGATGATGCCAGCACCAGTAGCGATGATGCTTTTATTATTGGCTCACCAGCGGATGGCCAGATGCCACCGTCGTCTTCATCTCACATGGTTCAAAGTGGACTTCAATCACTGGCTGAGCAATTCCAGGTGGAGCTGGGTGCTGTCACAAATCATAGAACCGCTGCACAACCTGCCATTGCCTATCCCCTGGACAATCCAGAGCCATTGAAAGGTGTCCGCAAGCATATGGCCCGCACCATGGCAGAGTCTCATGCTTCCGTCGTCCAGGTAACGCTGTTTGATGATGTGGATATTGATCACTGGGATACTAAAGAAGACATCACTGTTCGTTTGATTCAGGCAATTGCCAAAGCCAGTGCCGTGGAGCCTGCGCTTAATGCCTGGTTTGATGGCGCTTCCATGAGCCGTCAGCTTCATGATGCTGTTGACCTGGGTCTGGCGGTTGATAGTGACGAGGGACTATTTGTTCCGGTGATGCGTGATGTGGCAAAAATGAACAAAGCAGAAGTACGAGAGAGTATCAATAAGCTCAGGGAAGGGGTGAAAGACAGAAGTCTGCCAAACTCAGAGCTTCAGGGTGCAACCATCACGTTAAGTAATTTTGGTGTCTTTGCCGGAAAATACGCGACACCGGTTGTTGTGCCGCCAACCGTTGGTATTATCGGTGTTGGCAGGTTAAGGGAAGAAATCGTCAGCGTTGATGGCAAGCCTGAGAGCCACCGTACCCTGCCTTTGTCACTGTCGTTTGATCACCGCGCAGCAACGGGTGGTGAAGCAACACGCTTCCTCCATGCAATGATTCAACAGTTGCAGAAGTAG
- a CDS encoding ABC transporter permease subunit, translated as MSNLLTKGASATAWGPERLNALRELWGRRLVLGVPYLWLLLFFLVPFLIVVKISFSSAEIAIPPYSAIFEYFDEVLTLNLNLGNYLFLAEDEMYLQAYLTSIRLALVATFFCLLLGYPMAYAMAQAPGRKQSFLLMLVLLPSWTSFLIRIYAWMGILKNNGLLNNLLMWCGLIDQPLQILNTNIAVYIGIVYAYLPFMVLPIYANLTQLDKSLLEAANDLGCRPWETFFRVTLPLSMGGIVAGCMLVFIPAVGEYVIPELLGGPESLMIGKVLWQEFFNNRDWPLASALAMIMLLILCLPIAFFNRQQAKQLEASL; from the coding sequence ATGTCCAACCTGTTAACAAAAGGTGCCTCCGCAACCGCGTGGGGACCAGAGAGGCTAAACGCCTTAAGGGAGCTGTGGGGACGTCGCCTCGTTCTTGGCGTCCCCTATCTCTGGCTACTGCTATTCTTTCTTGTCCCCTTCCTGATTGTGGTCAAGATCAGCTTTTCATCGGCAGAAATTGCCATTCCGCCCTATTCGGCCATCTTTGAGTACTTTGATGAAGTACTGACACTGAATTTAAATCTGGGCAACTACCTGTTCCTGGCCGAGGACGAGATGTACCTGCAGGCCTATCTGACCTCGATCCGGCTGGCCCTGGTCGCCACCTTTTTCTGCCTTCTGCTGGGCTATCCCATGGCCTACGCCATGGCTCAGGCACCGGGAAGAAAACAAAGTTTCCTGCTCATGCTGGTGCTTCTGCCATCATGGACTTCATTCCTGATCCGCATATACGCCTGGATGGGAATACTGAAAAATAACGGGTTATTGAACAACCTGCTGATGTGGTGTGGCCTGATTGACCAGCCCCTGCAGATCCTGAACACCAACATCGCCGTTTATATAGGCATCGTTTATGCCTATCTGCCCTTTATGGTGCTCCCTATTTACGCCAACCTGACCCAGCTGGACAAATCACTGCTGGAGGCGGCCAACGATCTGGGCTGTCGGCCATGGGAAACCTTTTTCAGAGTTACACTACCACTGTCCATGGGTGGCATTGTCGCGGGCTGTATGCTGGTCTTTATCCCTGCCGTGGGTGAATACGTGATTCCTGAGCTGCTGGGTGGGCCTGAGAGCCTGATGATCGGTAAAGTGCTCTGGCAGGAGTTTTTCAACAACCGTGACTGGCCGCTGGCCAGTGCCCTGGCCATGATCATGCTGCTGATCCTGTGTCTGCCCATCGCCTTCTTCAATCGCCAGCAGGCGAAGCAATTGGAGGCCAGCCTGTAA
- a CDS encoding YeaH/YhbH family protein — protein sequence MSIIIDRRLNGKNKSTVNRQRFLERYKKHIKKAVSDAVNKRSITDVVSGSEVTIPRKDLSEPVFRHGQGGRYKQVHPGNKEFVSGDRIKRPSGGSGSGSGKGKAGNSGEGMDEFSFQINHDEFLEHMFDNLELPNLVRKQLEDMTEFKIRQAGYTTAGSPDRLNVVRSLRSAHARRIALSGGDRREIRALKKELREMEVSPDETDQQRVVELRERIKELNAKLKRLPFIDDFDLKYNNMVKVPSPSNKAVMFCVMDVSGSMTQDIKDMAKRFFILLYLFLQRNYKEIEVVFIRHHTAAKEVDEDDFFYSRETGGTIVSSALEMTRDVINKRYSPVDWNIYVAQASDGDNWEGDSSVCTKILTEQIMQKVQYYCYVEITDRAHQNLWREYQSVAEKFKDHFAMQQIKSPSDIYPVFRKLFEKKENA from the coding sequence ATGAGTATTATTATCGATCGACGGTTGAATGGAAAAAACAAAAGTACCGTCAATCGCCAGCGGTTTCTTGAGAGATATAAGAAGCACATCAAGAAAGCAGTGTCTGATGCTGTGAATAAACGCTCCATTACTGATGTGGTTTCTGGCAGCGAAGTCACCATTCCCCGAAAAGATCTTTCTGAGCCGGTATTCCGCCACGGTCAGGGTGGGCGTTATAAGCAGGTTCATCCGGGCAACAAGGAGTTTGTCAGTGGTGATCGTATCAAGCGCCCATCGGGCGGCAGTGGCTCCGGAAGCGGTAAGGGCAAGGCTGGCAACAGCGGCGAAGGGATGGATGAATTCAGCTTCCAGATAAATCATGATGAGTTCCTGGAGCATATGTTTGATAACCTTGAGCTGCCAAACCTGGTTCGGAAGCAGCTGGAGGATATGACGGAATTCAAGATTCGACAGGCAGGGTATACGACAGCAGGCTCTCCGGACCGCCTGAATGTGGTGCGCTCCCTGCGTTCAGCCCATGCCCGGCGTATTGCCTTATCCGGTGGTGATCGTCGGGAGATACGGGCCCTGAAAAAAGAGCTCCGGGAAATGGAAGTCAGCCCGGATGAAACGGATCAGCAACGAGTTGTTGAATTAAGAGAACGGATAAAAGAGCTCAATGCCAAGCTGAAAAGACTACCATTTATTGATGACTTTGACCTGAAATACAACAACATGGTCAAAGTGCCTTCGCCCAGTAATAAGGCCGTGATGTTTTGTGTGATGGATGTGTCCGGATCCATGACTCAGGACATCAAAGACATGGCCAAGCGCTTCTTTATTCTGCTCTATCTGTTTTTGCAGCGTAATTACAAAGAGATTGAAGTGGTCTTTATCCGTCATCATACCGCCGCTAAAGAGGTGGATGAGGATGACTTTTTCTATTCCAGGGAAACCGGGGGAACCATTGTTTCCAGTGCCCTGGAAATGACCCGTGATGTGATCAATAAGCGTTACAGCCCGGTGGACTGGAATATTTATGTTGCCCAGGCATCGGACGGTGATAACTGGGAAGGGGATTCCAGTGTCTGCACCAAGATTCTCACCGAGCAGATTATGCAGAAGGTTCAGTATTACTGTTATGTGGAAATCACCGACCGTGCCCACCAGAATTTATGGCGTGAGTACCAGAGCGTAGCGGAGAAGTTTAAAGATCACTTTGCCATGCAGCAGATTAAATCGCCCAGTGATATTTACCCGGTGTTCCGTAAACTGTTTGAAAAAAAGGAAAATGCATGA
- a CDS encoding PilZ domain-containing protein, which yields MSQIQQEKRRFPRKTLEKTAEVLDNDTGLSIGILEDVSKGGFSILTDRGVRPSETRNVTLILPGPQEGAYRVSMSAECVWCQTVSEQADFAAGFVLRSIEDQDEVALNYYIRDYQVAGELQEG from the coding sequence ATGTCGCAAATACAACAAGAAAAGCGTCGATTTCCCAGAAAAACATTGGAAAAAACCGCAGAAGTACTGGATAACGACACCGGTCTGTCTATCGGCATTCTTGAAGATGTCTCAAAAGGAGGATTCAGCATCCTGACCGATCGAGGTGTCAGGCCATCAGAAACCCGGAATGTCACATTGATCCTGCCCGGGCCGCAGGAAGGTGCTTATCGAGTGTCCATGAGTGCCGAGTGCGTCTGGTGTCAAACCGTCAGTGAGCAGGCTGATTTCGCCGCAGGTTTTGTTTTACGCAGTATCGAGGACCAAGACGAAGTCGCATTGAACTACTACATAAGGGATTATCAGGTAGCAGGTGAGCTTCAGGAAGGTTAA
- the potA gene encoding polyamine ABC transporter ATP-binding protein: protein MSTASASPKHSPTPSTLSTPATKSRSGNEILVKIDQVTKKFDDVIAVDNVSLNIKKGEIFALLGGSGSGKSTLLRMLAGFETPSEGKIYLDGQNITHLPPYLRPINMMFQSYALFPHMTVEQNVAFGLKQDRLPKDIIAQRVEEMLTLVHMQKYARRKPHQLSGGQRQRVALARSLAKRPKLLLLDEPMGALDKKLRSRMQLEVVDIIEEVGVTCIMVTHDQEEAMTMAERIGIMDAGWIVQVGTPIDIYENPNSRMTAEFIGSVNMFEGEITEEEAGYVIIQSQQVQQPIYIGHGIMAPLEDRKVWIAVRPEKTMVNREQPEGNYNWSKGVVHDIAYLGGHSVYHIRLPSGMMVQSNMANVIRTADNPTWGDEVYISWDDDSGVVLNS from the coding sequence ATGAGTACAGCATCTGCCTCCCCGAAACATTCCCCAACGCCGTCGACGCTTTCGACACCTGCGACAAAAAGTCGCTCAGGCAATGAGATACTGGTCAAAATCGACCAGGTCACCAAAAAGTTCGATGACGTTATCGCTGTTGATAATGTCAGTCTGAATATTAAAAAGGGTGAGATTTTCGCACTGCTGGGTGGCTCTGGATCTGGAAAATCCACATTACTCCGGATGCTGGCAGGCTTTGAAACACCGTCTGAAGGCAAAATTTACCTGGATGGGCAGAATATTACTCACCTGCCACCGTATCTGCGCCCCATCAATATGATGTTTCAGTCCTATGCCCTGTTCCCTCACATGACCGTGGAGCAAAACGTGGCATTTGGATTAAAGCAGGACCGCCTGCCCAAAGACATCATTGCCCAGCGTGTTGAGGAGATGCTGACACTGGTGCACATGCAAAAGTATGCCCGCCGTAAACCCCACCAGCTTTCCGGCGGCCAGCGCCAGCGTGTGGCCCTGGCAAGAAGCCTGGCGAAGCGACCAAAGTTGCTGTTGCTGGATGAGCCCATGGGTGCGCTGGATAAGAAGCTGCGCAGCCGCATGCAGCTTGAGGTTGTGGATATCATCGAAGAGGTGGGTGTTACCTGCATTATGGTGACCCATGATCAGGAAGAGGCGATGACCATGGCCGAGCGTATCGGCATTATGGATGCCGGCTGGATTGTCCAGGTGGGTACCCCTATCGATATCTATGAAAACCCCAACAGCCGCATGACCGCCGAATTCATTGGCTCCGTCAATATGTTTGAAGGAGAAATCACCGAAGAAGAAGCGGGTTACGTCATCATCCAATCGCAACAGGTGCAACAGCCGATCTACATTGGCCACGGTATCATGGCACCACTGGAAGACCGCAAAGTCTGGATTGCCGTGCGTCCTGAAAAAACCATGGTGAACCGGGAGCAGCCGGAAGGGAACTACAACTGGAGCAAGGGTGTGGTACACGACATTGCCTATCTGGGTGGACATTCGGTTTATCATATCCGGCTTCCGTCGGGCATGATGGTACAGTCCAACATGGCGAATGTGATCCGGACCGCCGACAACCCGACCTGGGGTGATGAAGTCTATATCAGCTGGGATGACGACAGTGGTGTCGTCCTGAATAGCTGA